The genomic window GGGAGACCGAACCGGCCCGGCTCGGCGACCACCAGGTGCGGATCATGAGCTTCCCGCTGGGCGGCCACGGCCCGATGACCACGATCTTCCGGATCCGGTACGGCCGGGTCACCCTGCTGCGAGCCGCCAAAGGCACCTACCGCGAAGACGTGGCGATCGCTCTGCTCGACGCCGCCGACCGGGTGCCCGCCGACCCGGGTGAGAGCGTGCACGTCCTGCCCTTGGAGATCGACGGCTTCCCCTTGGACCGGGTGGTCGTCCTCCGGCCGGTCGACGAGTTCCGCAGGCATCCCGCCCTCAACGCGATCACCACCCTGGCCGCCCCCGCACATCGCAGCGAAGTCCGCCCCGGCGAGTCCCGAGAGACGTTCGAACAGGTCACCGGCGGTGTATTATGCCTGCCGCTCGGCGAGTGGTCCCGCCCGGCGCAGCCCCGCGCCGACACCCGCCTGCTGGACGAATGGCCCGGCGGCCAGATGTACCCCACCGAGGCGACCCTTCCGTGGCCCGCCGCGACCCAACTGACCCGAGTGGCCAACGACCTTCCGCCCGGCGTACGCCTGGAACTCACCGACGTCCGAGGCCACCGCCTGGTGATCACCCGATCCTGGGACCGCCTGACCGGAACCCTGTTCCCCCCGTCTTCTCCTGATTCCCCGGCTTTCCCGGTCCCCTCGGCTTCCCCGGCTCCCCCGTTCTCACCGGAATCCCTTCCCTCGCCGGGCGCCGATGACTCCCTGCCCGTCGACGTTCCCCGCTTGGCGGCCTGGGCTGCACTGGCCCCGATCTTCTCCGGAGACCCGATCCCGTCGGCATCGGAGTTGATCGTCCCGGGCAGTCCCGAGGAGGACGTCCTGGAGATGACCTACGAGACCACCGACCGCGGCCACGCGGAACGCCCGTTCCTGACAACCTTGGAAAGCTGCACAAAACGCATTCAAAACCACATCTTGCGTACGCCCGGCAATTGGGCAGTCTTCACTTCCCGCTCCGGCGCCATCGTCCAGGTCCGCAACGAGGATCACGACCCACCGCTCTGGCTGGAGACCCCCTACCCCGACGAGCACCTCTCCCGAGGCCACCACGTGACAATCCCCGAGGCCACCCGAATCCTCACCACCCTGGCCCGCGAAGACCGAACCCCAGTCCCCGACCTAACCAACCTGCAAACGATCCCCTGGAACTCTCCCTGACCCGACCCCACGCCCACCTCCCCTGTCGCACCCCAGACTCCCCGGCACACCCCGCACCCCTGACCAACCGTCGCGACGATGCTCCGACCAGGAGAAACGCCATGACCTTCCGAACCCATCGCCATCAACCGGCCTGAATCAATGCGATAACCGCCAATTTGCCTGAGGCATCGCCAGGACCATCGGCCGGGTTGAAGGAACACCGCAGCCATCGACTGCCTTAAAGGCACACCGTGGCCATCGGCTGGCTTGGAGAAGCACCGTGACTCACCGAATTACCGTCCTGAGCTACGGCTCGCCGAGATTCACCGAAACCGCAGCGCTTTTCGACGAATATCGGGTCCACTACGGTCAGCCCTCGAACCAGGAGGCAACCGCCCGCTGGCTGTCCGCCCGACTCGGCGAAGGCACGCTGAACCTGATCGCAGCACTCCACGACGATCACCCAGTTGGCCTGGTCACCACTGTGCGGCTACCCGCCTCGCTGCGGCTGGGCACGATCTGCTCGATCCGCGACCTCTACGTCGCACCGTCCCACCGCCGCAACGGAACCGCCCGCGCCCTGCTGGACCATGTGATCACCAAAGCCCGCTCATCAGGTGACCTCCGAGTGTCCCTGCAGACCGAGCCGGACAACACCTCAGCCCAGGCTCTCTACGCCGCGCTGGGCTTCCACCAGGTCCACGGCTTGGACCTGCTGAACCTCACCCTTGTTCCCTGATCGCCAGGTTCTCGGTCGGCCCGCCCGAGTCGTCGCCGTCGCGGGCGGCGCACCCGATCCCAAGCAGCGCCCAAAGTCGGGCTGGCGGTAGTGGCCCAGCCAGCCGCCGGGTCTGTCGGACGCCCTGACCCACTAGACGCCCGGGAAACCCCTCTGGCTTGGCATCTGCGATACAGCCTGGACCAGACGGCACGAGCGCGGAGCAACGGGCCTTCGATCAGAGGGTTGCGCGGACCTCGTCGGTCACCGCGGTCGCGCGGTCCAGCAGTTCGGCGGAGGGACCGGCCGCAAGGATGTCGTCGGCAAGAACCCGGATCTGGTCGCGCAGCACCAGGTCATGCAGGTGCGGAACCGGGCGCGCGGGCGAATTCTCAGCCTCGGCACCCAGATCGGCTAGGTGCTGCACCAGCCGTTGGACGGACTCGGAACGAGTACCGGCCCCGCCGCCGGCCGGGGCCGTCCGCCAGCGCCGCTCGTCCCAATGGTGGATCTGAGTGAGCAGGCGTTCGATGGCGGTGGCGAAGTCAGACACCCGGCGACGATACCCGGCACCGCAACGGGAACGGGAAAGCCCGCCCGGGGCCAAGGCACGGGGCGGGCTTTCTCGTAAGTCGGGGGCAACGCCCGGTCCGCGGGGAGGCGGGCCGGGCGTTGCCTGGTGACGACGGACGAACCGTCAGTCGTCGCCGCCTTGGAAGAAGCTCAGCAGGCGAAGGATCTCGATGTAGAGCCAGACG from Actinoplanes derwentensis includes these protein-coding regions:
- a CDS encoding GNAT family N-acetyltransferase, which translates into the protein MTHRITVLSYGSPRFTETAALFDEYRVHYGQPSNQEATARWLSARLGEGTLNLIAALHDDHPVGLVTTVRLPASLRLGTICSIRDLYVAPSHRRNGTARALLDHVITKARSSGDLRVSLQTEPDNTSAQALYAALGFHQVHGLDLLNLTLVP